Proteins found in one Pseudomonas sp. P8_241 genomic segment:
- the murJ gene encoding murein biosynthesis integral membrane protein MurJ, with translation MNLLKSLAAVSSITMLSRVLGFVRDTLIARTFGAGMATDAFFIAFKLPNLLRRIFAEGAFSQAFVPILAEYKSQQGEEATRTFIAYVSGLLTLVLALVTVLGMIAAPWVIWVTAPGFTDTPEKFELTTSLLRVTFPYILLISLSSLAGAILNTWNRFSVPAFVPTLLNVSMIIFALFLTPYFDPPVMALGWAVLVGGVAQLLYQLPHLKKIGMLVLPRLNLRDSGVWRVMKQMLPAILGVSVSQISLIINTIFASFLVAGSVSWMYYADRLMELPSGVLGVALGTILLPTLAKTYASKDRHEYSRILDWGLRLCFVLVLPCSLALGILAEPLTVSLFQYGQFNAFDAAMTQRALVAYSVGLLGIIVIKVLAPGFYAQQNIRTPVKIAIFTLVVTQLFNLMLIGPLAHAGLALAISAGACLNAGLLFYQLRKQQMYQPQPGWAKFGLKLVIAVSVMSGVLLAGMHFMPAWGEGQMLERFLRLGALVAAGVVTYFGMLGLMGFRLRDFNRKALG, from the coding sequence ATGAATCTGCTCAAATCGTTGGCCGCCGTAAGCTCTATCACGATGCTTTCCCGGGTTCTGGGGTTTGTTCGTGACACCCTCATTGCGCGCACATTTGGCGCGGGAATGGCGACGGACGCCTTCTTTATCGCCTTCAAATTACCCAATCTTCTGCGGCGGATTTTTGCCGAGGGGGCGTTTTCCCAAGCTTTCGTGCCGATTCTTGCCGAATACAAGAGCCAGCAGGGTGAGGAGGCAACACGAACCTTCATCGCTTATGTCTCGGGCCTGTTGACGCTCGTACTGGCGCTGGTCACGGTGCTGGGCATGATCGCAGCGCCCTGGGTTATCTGGGTGACGGCACCGGGTTTCACTGATACCCCGGAAAAATTCGAGCTGACGACCAGCCTGCTGCGGGTCACGTTTCCCTACATTCTGCTGATTTCCCTTTCGTCACTGGCCGGTGCGATCCTCAATACCTGGAATCGTTTTTCGGTGCCGGCTTTCGTGCCGACGCTGCTGAATGTCAGCATGATCATCTTTGCGCTGTTTCTGACGCCGTATTTCGATCCTCCCGTGATGGCGCTCGGCTGGGCCGTATTGGTAGGGGGGGTGGCGCAGTTGCTCTATCAGCTGCCGCATCTGAAAAAGATCGGCATGCTGGTGCTGCCGCGCCTTAATCTGCGCGACAGTGGTGTCTGGCGAGTGATGAAGCAGATGTTGCCGGCGATTCTCGGCGTGTCGGTGAGCCAGATTTCGCTGATCATCAACACCATTTTTGCTTCGTTCCTGGTCGCCGGGTCCGTGTCGTGGATGTACTACGCCGACCGTTTGATGGAATTGCCATCCGGCGTACTGGGCGTGGCTTTGGGTACGATTCTGCTGCCGACGCTGGCCAAAACCTATGCCAGCAAGGATCGCCACGAGTACTCGCGCATCCTCGATTGGGGGCTTCGGCTGTGCTTTGTACTGGTGCTGCCATGTTCGCTGGCATTGGGGATTCTTGCGGAGCCGCTGACGGTTTCGCTGTTCCAGTACGGCCAGTTCAACGCGTTTGATGCGGCGATGACCCAGCGAGCCCTTGTTGCCTATTCCGTCGGATTGCTGGGGATTATTGTGATCAAGGTGCTTGCTCCCGGCTTTTATGCGCAACAAAACATCCGCACACCGGTAAAAATCGCAATTTTCACGCTGGTCGTCACACAGCTGTTCAACCTGATGCTGATCGGGCCATTGGCCCACGCCGGGCTGGCGCTGGCTATCAGTGCCGGTGCCTGCCTGAACGCGGGGCTGCTGTTCTACCAACTGCGCAAGCAGCAGATGTACCAGCCGCAACCGGGCTGGGCGAAGTTCGGCTTGAAGCTGGTGATCGCGGTCTCGGTGATGTCTGGCGTACTGTTGGCCGGGATGCATTTCATGCCGGCGTGGGGCGAAGGGCAGATGCTGGAGCGTTTCCTGCGCCTGGGTGCATTGGTGGCTGCTGGCGTAGTGACATATTTCGGCATGTTAGGGTTGATGGGCTTTCGTTTGCGCGACTTCAATCGAAAGGCGTTGGGCTAA
- a CDS encoding TIGR00645 family protein yields the protein MERFIENAMYASRWLLAPIYFGLSLGLLALALKFFQEVFHVIPNVFSMAESDLILVLLSLIDMALVGGLLVMVMISGYENFVSQLDIDDSKEKLNWLGTMDSSSLKMKVAASIVAISSIHLLRIFMDAKNVDPEHLQWYVIIHMTFVVSAFAMGYLDKVTKH from the coding sequence ATGGAACGCTTTATCGAAAACGCAATGTACGCCTCGCGCTGGCTGCTGGCGCCGATCTATTTCGGCTTGTCCCTCGGGTTGCTGGCGCTGGCACTGAAATTCTTCCAGGAAGTTTTCCACGTCATTCCGAATGTATTTTCGATGGCCGAGTCGGACCTGATTCTGGTGCTGCTGTCGTTGATCGACATGGCGCTGGTGGGCGGTTTGCTGGTGATGGTGATGATTTCCGGTTACGAGAACTTCGTTTCCCAACTGGATATCGACGACAGCAAGGAGAAGCTCAACTGGCTGGGCACCATGGACTCGTCGTCGTTGAAGATGAAAGTCGCCGCATCGATCGTGGCGATTTCGTCCATTCACCTGCTGCGCATCTTCATGGATGCCAAGAACGTCGACCCTGAGCATTTGCAGTGGTACGTGATCATTCACATGACCTTCGTGGTATCGGCATTTGCCATGGGTTATCTGGATAAAGTCACCAAGCACTGA
- the cgtA gene encoding Obg family GTPase CgtA: MKFVDEVSIRVKAGDGGNGCMSFRREKFIENGGPNGGDGGDGGSVYMIADENLNTLVDYRYTRHFDAERGSNGGSTDCTGKKGEELVLRVPVGTTVIDSATQEVIGDLTKAGQKLLVAHGGWHGLGNTRFKSSTNRAPRQTTPGKPGEQRDLKLEMKVLADVGLLGLPNAGKSTFIRSVSAAKPKVADYPFTTLVPNLGVVSVDRWKSFVVADIPGLIEGASDGAGLGIRFLKHLSRTRLLLHLVDMAPLDDTSAPDAAEVIVNELTKFSPSLAERDRWLILNKCDQILDEEHDARVKEIVDRLEWTGPVYVISAIAKQNTERLCHDIMRYLEDRADRLANDPAYKEELADLDQRIEDEARAQLQALDDQRALRRSGVKSVHDIGDDDWDEEDVDDEDGPEIIYVRD; this comes from the coding sequence ATGAAGTTTGTTGATGAAGTATCGATTCGAGTAAAGGCCGGTGACGGTGGCAACGGTTGCATGAGCTTCCGTCGCGAGAAATTCATTGAAAATGGCGGCCCGAACGGCGGTGATGGTGGTGATGGCGGCTCGGTCTACATGATCGCCGACGAAAACCTCAACACTCTGGTCGACTACCGTTACACCCGGCACTTCGATGCCGAGCGTGGCTCCAACGGCGGCAGCACCGACTGCACCGGTAAAAAAGGTGAAGAGCTGGTGTTGCGCGTTCCGGTCGGCACGACGGTAATCGACTCCGCGACTCAGGAAGTGATCGGCGACCTGACCAAGGCCGGCCAGAAGTTGTTGGTCGCTCACGGTGGCTGGCACGGTCTGGGTAACACCCGATTCAAATCCAGTACCAACCGCGCACCACGCCAGACTACCCCGGGCAAGCCAGGCGAGCAGCGTGACCTGAAACTGGAAATGAAAGTGCTGGCGGACGTCGGTCTGCTGGGCTTGCCGAATGCTGGCAAGAGTACCTTCATTCGTTCGGTATCGGCTGCCAAGCCGAAAGTCGCCGACTACCCGTTCACTACCTTGGTGCCGAACCTGGGCGTGGTCAGCGTCGATCGCTGGAAAAGCTTTGTGGTCGCCGACATCCCGGGTCTGATCGAAGGTGCTTCCGATGGTGCGGGCCTGGGGATTCGCTTCCTCAAGCACTTGTCGCGTACGCGTCTGCTGCTGCACCTCGTCGACATGGCGCCCCTGGATGACACCAGTGCGCCGGATGCCGCTGAAGTCATCGTCAACGAGCTGACCAAATTCAGCCCGTCCCTGGCTGAGCGTGATCGTTGGTTGATTCTGAACAAGTGCGACCAGATCCTCGACGAAGAGCACGATGCTCGCGTCAAGGAGATCGTTGATCGCCTGGAGTGGACCGGTCCGGTCTATGTGATCTCGGCCATCGCCAAGCAGAACACCGAGCGCCTGTGCCACGACATCATGCGTTACCTGGAGGATCGTGCTGATCGTCTGGCTAACGACCCAGCCTACAAGGAAGAGCTGGCGGATCTCGATCAGCGCATCGAAGACGAAGCCCGTGCTCAGTTGCAGGCGCTGGATGATCAGCGTGCCCTGCGCCGCAGCGGCGTGAAGTCGGTCCATGACATCGGCGACGATGATTGGGACGAAGAAGATGTGGATGACGAAGACGGTCCGGAAATCATTTACGTGCGTGACTGA
- the rpsT gene encoding 30S ribosomal protein S20 — protein sequence MANSPSAKKRAKQAEKRRSHNASLRSMVRTYIKNVVKAIDAKDAEKAQAAYVLAVPVIDRMADKGIIHKNKAARHKSRLNGHVKALNVAAAA from the coding sequence GTGGCCAACTCACCTTCCGCCAAAAAACGTGCAAAACAGGCTGAGAAGCGTCGCAGCCACAACGCCAGCCTGCGTTCCATGGTTCGTACCTACATCAAGAATGTAGTTAAGGCCATCGACGCAAAAGACGCTGAAAAAGCTCAAGCTGCATACGTTCTGGCTGTGCCAGTTATCGACCGTATGGCCGATAAAGGCATCATCCACAAGAACAAGGCTGCTCGCCATAAGAGCCGTTTGAATGGCCACGTTAAGGCCCTGAACGTTGCCGCTGCTGCCTAA
- a CDS encoding polyprenyl synthetase family protein translates to MQPQAFYRAVADDFSAVDGIIKKQLTSRVPLVSKIGDYITSAGGKRLRPLLVLLCGKALGREGDELRLLAATIEFLHTATLLHDDVVDMSGMRRGRSTANAMWGNAPSVLVGDFLYSRSFEMMVELGSMPVMKILSQATRIIAEGEVLQLSKVRDASTTEETYMEVIRGKTAMLFEASTHSAAALCEATPEQAEALRTFGDHLGVAFQLVDDLLDYKGDAETLGKNVGDDLAEGKPTLPLIYTMREGTPEQAALVRKAIQKGGIEDLESIREAVEASGSLEYTAQLARDYVARAIKCLDALPASEYRDALVELSEFAVARTH, encoded by the coding sequence ATGCAACCCCAAGCTTTCTACCGCGCGGTGGCGGACGATTTTAGCGCCGTCGACGGCATCATCAAGAAGCAGCTGACCTCCCGTGTGCCGCTGGTATCGAAAATCGGCGACTACATTACCTCGGCCGGCGGTAAACGCCTGCGTCCTTTATTAGTGTTGCTGTGTGGCAAGGCGCTGGGTCGCGAAGGCGACGAACTGCGCCTGCTGGCTGCGACCATCGAGTTCCTGCACACCGCGACCCTGCTGCATGACGACGTCGTCGACATGTCAGGCATGCGCCGTGGCCGCTCGACCGCCAATGCCATGTGGGGCAACGCGCCGAGCGTACTGGTGGGCGACTTCCTGTATTCGCGCTCGTTCGAAATGATGGTCGAGCTGGGCTCTATGCCGGTGATGAAGATCCTTTCGCAAGCCACGCGCATTATCGCCGAAGGCGAAGTGTTGCAGCTGTCCAAGGTCCGTGACGCCAGCACCACCGAAGAGACCTACATGGAAGTCATCCGCGGCAAGACTGCGATGCTCTTCGAAGCCTCGACCCACAGTGCCGCAGCCCTGTGTGAAGCTACACCGGAACAGGCTGAAGCCCTGCGCACGTTTGGCGACCACCTGGGCGTAGCCTTCCAGTTGGTGGACGACCTGCTGGACTACAAAGGTGACGCCGAAACCCTGGGCAAGAACGTCGGCGACGACCTGGCCGAAGGCAAGCCGACCCTGCCGCTGATCTACACCATGCGCGAAGGAACACCCGAACAGGCTGCCCTGGTGCGCAAGGCGATCCAGAAAGGCGGGATCGAAGACCTGGAAAGTATCCGCGAAGCCGTGGAAGCCTCAGGTTCGCTGGAGTACACCGCGCAACTGGCCCGTGATTACGTAGCCCGCGCAATCAAGTGCCTCGACGCGCTACCTGCCAGTGAATACCGCGATGCATTGGTTGAACTGAGCGAATTCGCGGTCGCGCGTACGCATTGA
- a CDS encoding zinc ribbon domain-containing protein YjdM, protein MSTLPPCPKCNSEYTYEDGAQLICPECAHEWSASGEAEAASDDAVKKDSVGNVLQDGDTITVIKDLKVKGTSLVVKVGTKVKNIRLCDGDHDIDCKIDGIGPMKLKSEFVRKV, encoded by the coding sequence GTGAGCACGTTGCCACCCTGCCCGAAATGCAATTCCGAATACACCTATGAAGACGGCGCTCAGCTGATCTGCCCCGAGTGCGCCCACGAGTGGTCCGCCAGTGGCGAAGCCGAAGCGGCGTCCGATGACGCGGTGAAGAAAGATTCGGTCGGCAACGTCCTGCAGGACGGCGATACGATTACCGTGATCAAGGACCTCAAGGTCAAGGGCACATCGCTGGTGGTCAAGGTCGGCACCAAGGTCAAGAATATCCGTCTGTGCGATGGCGATCACGACATCGACTGCAAGATCGACGGTATCGGTCCGATGAAACTCAAATCCGAGTTCGTCAGAAAGGTCTGA
- a CDS encoding DUF6482 family protein — MNLQELNAYAVAGKVDELNLISMEGGIYLLEARMHGAAYPLSDTHGHMMNLRSVEHARDVLRSFPKLHFNLVHTVVHDEMCGLVADVEENLKVPIA, encoded by the coding sequence ATGAACCTGCAAGAGTTGAATGCCTATGCCGTCGCCGGGAAGGTAGACGAGCTGAACCTTATTTCCATGGAGGGAGGCATCTACCTGCTGGAGGCACGGATGCATGGTGCGGCGTATCCGTTGAGCGATACACATGGCCACATGATGAACCTGCGTTCGGTGGAGCATGCGCGTGATGTACTTCGCTCCTTTCCCAAGTTGCATTTCAATCTGGTGCATACCGTCGTTCATGACGAGATGTGCGGGTTGGTTGCCGATGTCGAGGAAAACCTGAAGGTGCCGATCGCCTGA
- a CDS encoding Lon protease family protein — MPDPVAASLRLAPEALTRPFSAEQFSFSTTNDLEPFRGVLGQERAVEALQFGVAMPRPGYNVFVMGEPGTGRFSFVKRYLKAEGKRLQTPADWVYVNNFDEPREPRALELPSGSAGAFISDINGLIDNLLATFPAVFEHPSYQQKKSAIDRAFNQRYDKALDIIERLALEKDVALYRDASNIAFTPMSDGKALDEAEFAQLPEALRERFHDDISALEERLNEELASLPQWKRESSNQLRHFNEETITLALQPLLSPLSEKYAENAAVCGYLQAMQVYLLKTVVEQLVDDSKTDAVARKMLEEQYAPSLVVGHSASGGAPVVFEPHPTYENLFGRIEYSTDQGALYTTYRQLRPGALHRANGGFLILEAEKMLSEPFVWDALKRALQSRKLKMESPLGEMGRFATVTLTPQHIPLQVKVVIIGARQLYYTLQDLDPDFQEMFRVLVDFDEDIPMVDESLEQFAQLLKTRTSEEGMAPLTADAVARLATYSARLAEHQGRLSARIGDLFQLVSEADFIRHLAGDEMTDAGHIERALKAKATRTGRVSARILDDMLAGIILIDTDGAAVGKCNGLTVLEVGDSAFGVPARISATVYPGGSGIVDIEREVNLGQPIHSKGVMILTGYLGSRYAQEFPLAISASIALEQSYGYVDGDSASLGEACTLISALSKTPLKQCFAITGSINQFGEVQAVGGVNEKIEGFFRLCEARGLTGEQGAIIPQANVATLMLDEKVLAAVRAGQFHVYAVRQADEALSLLVGEPAGEPDENGEFPEGSVNARVVERLRVIAEMISEEDFKEAEKEAAQEALVEAKPA; from the coding sequence ATGCCTGATCCTGTTGCTGCCAGCTTGCGTCTCGCGCCTGAAGCGCTGACCCGTCCGTTTTCCGCTGAACAGTTCAGCTTCTCTACCACCAATGATCTGGAGCCCTTTCGCGGTGTGCTTGGCCAGGAACGTGCGGTTGAAGCCTTGCAGTTTGGTGTGGCCATGCCACGCCCCGGTTACAACGTCTTTGTCATGGGGGAGCCCGGCACCGGTCGCTTCTCGTTCGTCAAACGCTATCTGAAGGCTGAAGGCAAGCGCCTGCAGACCCCGGCGGACTGGGTCTACGTCAACAATTTCGATGAGCCGCGCGAGCCACGCGCACTGGAATTGCCGTCGGGCAGCGCCGGTGCATTCATCAGCGACATCAACGGGTTGATCGATAACCTGCTGGCGACATTTCCGGCGGTGTTCGAGCACCCTTCCTATCAGCAAAAGAAAAGCGCCATCGACCGCGCATTCAATCAGCGTTACGACAAGGCGCTGGACATAATCGAACGTCTGGCCCTGGAGAAGGACGTCGCGCTCTACCGCGATGCCAGCAATATCGCATTCACTCCGATGAGCGATGGCAAGGCACTGGACGAAGCGGAGTTCGCCCAGTTGCCGGAAGCCCTTCGCGAGCGCTTTCATGACGATATTTCGGCCCTCGAAGAGCGCCTGAACGAAGAGCTCGCCAGCCTGCCGCAGTGGAAGCGCGAGTCGAGCAATCAATTGCGCCATTTCAACGAAGAAACCATCACTCTGGCCTTGCAGCCGTTGTTGTCGCCATTGTCCGAGAAGTACGCCGAGAACGCGGCGGTGTGCGGTTACCTGCAAGCGATGCAGGTGTATTTGCTCAAGACCGTGGTCGAGCAACTGGTGGACGACAGCAAAACCGACGCTGTCGCGCGCAAGATGCTGGAAGAACAATACGCACCGAGCCTGGTGGTGGGTCATTCGGCCAGTGGCGGTGCACCGGTGGTTTTCGAGCCGCATCCGACCTACGAAAACCTGTTCGGCCGCATCGAATACAGCACCGACCAGGGCGCGCTGTACACCACCTACCGTCAGTTGCGGCCGGGTGCGTTGCACCGGGCGAACGGCGGTTTCCTGATTCTTGAAGCGGAAAAAATGCTCAGCGAGCCGTTCGTGTGGGATGCGCTCAAACGCGCCCTGCAATCGCGCAAGCTGAAAATGGAATCGCCACTGGGCGAGATGGGCCGTTTTGCGACCGTGACGCTGACCCCGCAGCACATTCCGTTGCAGGTCAAAGTCGTTATCATTGGTGCCCGTCAGCTCTATTACACGCTGCAAGACCTCGATCCGGACTTCCAGGAAATGTTTCGTGTCCTGGTGGATTTCGACGAAGACATCCCGATGGTCGACGAGAGCCTGGAGCAATTCGCCCAGTTGCTTAAAACCCGTACTTCCGAAGAAGGCATGGCGCCGTTGACCGCCGATGCGGTGGCGCGCCTGGCGACGTACAGCGCCCGTCTGGCGGAACATCAGGGGCGTTTGTCGGCACGTATCGGTGACCTGTTTCAACTGGTCAGCGAGGCGGACTTCATCCGTCACCTGGCCGGTGATGAAATGACTGACGCGGGGCACATCGAGCGCGCACTCAAGGCCAAGGCCACCCGTACCGGGCGTGTATCGGCACGGATTCTCGACGATATGCTGGCCGGGATCATCCTGATCGATACCGATGGCGCGGCGGTCGGCAAGTGCAACGGTTTGACGGTGCTGGAGGTCGGCGACTCGGCCTTCGGTGTGCCGGCGCGGATTTCCGCCACGGTTTATCCGGGCGGCAGTGGCATCGTCGACATCGAGCGTGAGGTCAATCTCGGCCAGCCGATCCACTCCAAAGGCGTGATGATCCTCACCGGGTATCTGGGCAGCCGTTACGCCCAGGAATTCCCGCTGGCCATTTCCGCAAGTATCGCGCTGGAGCAGTCCTACGGTTACGTCGATGGCGACAGCGCCTCCCTCGGCGAGGCGTGTACGCTGATTTCGGCGCTGTCGAAAACCCCCCTCAAGCAGTGCTTTGCCATTACCGGTTCGATCAACCAGTTCGGTGAAGTGCAGGCCGTGGGTGGCGTGAACGAGAAGATCGAAGGCTTCTTCCGTCTTTGTGAGGCGCGTGGGTTGACGGGTGAACAAGGAGCGATCATTCCGCAGGCCAACGTTGCAACGCTGATGCTCGACGAGAAAGTGTTGGCCGCGGTGCGCGCCGGGCAATTCCATGTCTACGCCGTGCGTCAGGCCGACGAGGCGCTGAGCCTGTTGGTCGGCGAGCCTGCCGGCGAGCCGGACGAGAATGGCGAATTTCCGGAAGGCAGCGTGAATGCGCGGGTGGTCGAGCGCCTGCGGGTTATCGCGGAAATGATCAGCGAAGAAGATTTCAAAGAAGCTGAAAAAGAAGCCGCACAGGAAGCCTTGGTCGAAGCCAAGCCGGCTTGA
- the rpmA gene encoding 50S ribosomal protein L27 has translation MAHKKAGGSTRNGRDSEAKRLGVKMYGGQVIIPGNIIVRQRGTQFHAGYGVGMGKDHTLFAKIDGVIKFEVKGAFGRRYVSIVPKTEVVAA, from the coding sequence ATGGCACACAAAAAAGCTGGTGGTAGTACCCGTAACGGTCGCGACTCAGAAGCCAAACGCCTTGGCGTGAAGATGTATGGCGGCCAGGTTATCATTCCGGGCAACATCATCGTGCGTCAGCGCGGCACCCAATTCCACGCTGGCTACGGCGTTGGCATGGGCAAAGATCACACTCTGTTCGCTAAAATCGACGGCGTGATCAAGTTCGAAGTAAAGGGCGCCTTCGGTCGTCGTTACGTAAGCATTGTCCCGAAGACTGAAGTCGTCGCGGCATAA
- the proB gene encoding glutamate 5-kinase produces the protein MRSKVTGAQRWVVKIGSALLTADGKGLDRAAMGVWVDQMVALHEAGVELVLVSSGAVAAGMSRLGWTSRPSAMHELQAAAAIGQMGLVQAWESSFAEHGRHTAQILLTHDDLSDRKRYLNARSTLRALVELKVIPVINENDTVVTDEIRFGDNDTLAALVANLVEADLLVILTDRDGMFDADPRNNPDAQLIYEARADDPALDAVAGGTGGALGRGGMQTKLRAARLAARSGAHTIIVGGRIERVLDRLKAGERIGTLLSPERGMLAARKQWLAGHLQTRGTLVLDAGAVTALSQGNKSLLPVGVKLVQGSFRRGEMVVCVAPDGREIARGLANYSALEAQKIIGQSSDAIVGLLGYMAEPELVHRDNLILV, from the coding sequence ATGCGGAGCAAGGTGACAGGTGCGCAGCGTTGGGTCGTCAAAATCGGCAGCGCTTTGCTGACGGCTGACGGCAAGGGCTTGGATCGCGCGGCAATGGGTGTCTGGGTTGATCAGATGGTGGCCTTGCATGAGGCAGGTGTTGAGCTGGTGCTGGTGTCCTCTGGGGCGGTGGCGGCTGGCATGAGCCGTTTGGGCTGGACCTCGCGACCCAGTGCGATGCACGAGCTTCAGGCCGCGGCTGCAATCGGTCAGATGGGGCTGGTGCAGGCATGGGAATCGAGCTTTGCCGAGCATGGCCGGCATACCGCGCAGATTCTCCTGACTCACGACGACCTGTCCGACCGCAAGCGCTACCTGAATGCCCGCAGTACCTTGCGTGCACTGGTCGAGCTGAAAGTGATTCCGGTGATCAATGAAAACGACACCGTGGTCACCGACGAAATCCGTTTCGGCGACAACGACACCCTTGCAGCGCTGGTGGCGAACCTTGTCGAAGCTGATTTGCTGGTGATCCTCACTGATCGCGATGGCATGTTCGACGCTGATCCGCGCAATAACCCGGATGCCCAGCTGATTTACGAAGCGCGCGCCGATGATCCCGCGCTCGATGCGGTGGCGGGTGGTACGGGTGGTGCGTTGGGTCGTGGTGGCATGCAGACCAAGTTGCGTGCGGCGCGTCTTGCTGCACGCTCCGGTGCTCATACCATAATCGTTGGTGGACGAATTGAGCGCGTGCTGGATCGCCTCAAGGCGGGTGAGCGCATCGGCACGCTGCTCTCGCCTGAGCGCGGCATGCTCGCGGCGCGCAAGCAGTGGCTGGCCGGGCATCTGCAAACCCGTGGCACCCTGGTGCTCGATGCGGGTGCGGTGACGGCGTTGTCCCAGGGCAATAAAAGCTTGCTGCCGGTTGGCGTCAAATTGGTCCAGGGCAGTTTCCGGCGCGGCGAAATGGTTGTGTGCGTAGCGCCGGACGGTCGTGAAATTGCCCGTGGCCTGGCCAACTACAGCGCGCTCGAGGCACAAAAAATCATCGGTCAGTCGTCTGATGCGATTGTCGGTCTGTTGGGTTACATGGCGGAGCCGGAACTGGTTCACCGCGATAACCTGATCCTGGTCTGA
- a CDS encoding FKBP-type peptidyl-prolyl cis-trans isomerase, producing the protein MSEVNLSTDETRVSYGIGRQLGDQLRDNPPPGVSLDAILAGLTDAFAGLPSRVGQEEMSASFKVIREIMQAEAAAKAEAAAGEGLAFLAENAKRDGITTLASGLQFEVLTAGEGAKPSREDTVRTHYHGTLIDGTVFDSSYDRGQPAEFPVGGVIAGWTEALQLMNAGSKWRLYVPSELAYGAQGVGSIPPHSVLVFDVELLDVL; encoded by the coding sequence ATGTCCGAAGTAAATCTGTCCACCGACGAAACGCGCGTCAGCTACGGTATCGGCCGTCAGCTGGGCGATCAATTGCGCGACAACCCGCCACCGGGCGTTAGCCTGGACGCGATCCTGGCTGGCCTGACCGACGCATTTGCCGGTCTACCAAGCCGTGTTGGCCAGGAAGAAATGTCCGCGAGCTTCAAAGTGATCCGCGAAATCATGCAAGCCGAAGCTGCAGCCAAGGCTGAAGCGGCCGCTGGCGAAGGCCTGGCGTTCCTGGCTGAAAACGCCAAGCGTGATGGCATCACCACGCTGGCTTCCGGCCTGCAGTTCGAAGTTCTGACTGCCGGTGAAGGCGCCAAGCCATCCCGTGAAGACACCGTGCGTACTCACTACCACGGCACTCTGATCGACGGCACCGTGTTCGATAGCTCTTACGATCGTGGCCAGCCAGCAGAGTTTCCGGTTGGCGGCGTGATCGCCGGCTGGACCGAAGCCCTGCAACTGATGAATGCTGGCAGCAAATGGCGCCTGTACGTGCCGAGCGAACTGGCTTACGGCGCTCAAGGCGTTGGCAGCATTCCGCCGCACAGCGTACTGGTGTTCGACGTCGAGCTGCTCGACGTTCTGTAA
- a CDS encoding CreA family protein, which yields MRVANGLLGLLLAMPLLVSAEEIGQVSTVFKFVGPNDRIVVEAFDDPKVEGVTCYLSRAKTGGVKGGLGLAEDRAEASIACRQVGPITFKGELKDGDEVFKERTSLVFKTMQVVRFLDKKRNTLVYLVYSDRLIEGSPQNAVTAIPILPWAHAQ from the coding sequence ATGCGCGTGGCAAATGGATTGTTGGGATTGCTGTTGGCGATGCCGCTGTTGGTTTCGGCCGAAGAGATTGGTCAGGTGTCGACGGTGTTCAAATTCGTCGGGCCGAATGACCGGATTGTGGTCGAGGCTTTCGACGATCCGAAGGTTGAGGGTGTGACCTGCTACCTGTCACGCGCCAAGACCGGAGGTGTGAAGGGTGGGCTTGGCCTGGCCGAAGATCGTGCCGAGGCGTCTATCGCTTGTCGTCAGGTCGGGCCGATTACCTTCAAGGGCGAGCTCAAGGATGGTGATGAGGTGTTCAAGGAGCGTACCTCGCTGGTCTTCAAGACCATGCAGGTGGTGCGCTTCCTCGACAAGAAGCGCAATACGCTGGTGTACCTGGTGTACAGCGATCGCCTGATCGAGGGCAGCCCGCAGAATGCGGTGACGGCGATTCCGATTTTGCCGTGGGCTCACGCTCAGTAA
- the rplU gene encoding 50S ribosomal protein L21 — protein sequence MSYAVIVTGGKQYKVAPGEYLKIEKLEIATGESVTFDRVLLVANGDDVNIGAPVVAGATVVAEVISQGRHDKVRIIKFRRRKHHMKRMGHRQWYTEIKITGIQA from the coding sequence ATGTCTTATGCAGTAATCGTTACTGGCGGCAAGCAGTACAAAGTCGCCCCAGGTGAATACCTGAAGATCGAAAAACTGGAAATCGCTACCGGCGAATCCGTTACCTTTGATCGCGTTCTGTTGGTTGCCAATGGCGACGACGTGAATATCGGCGCTCCAGTTGTTGCTGGCGCTACCGTTGTGGCTGAAGTGATCTCCCAAGGTCGTCACGATAAAGTCCGCATCATCAAGTTCCGTCGTCGTAAGCACCACATGAAGCGTATGGGCCACCGCCAGTGGTACACCGAGATCAAAATCACCGGTATTCAGGCTTAA